Below is a genomic region from Henckelia pumila isolate YLH828 chromosome 3, ASM3356847v2, whole genome shotgun sequence.
ATCATATATGTACAGCAAATAATGTGTGTCTTCTCTGGCATATCTGTGAAACAGAAATCATACACTGACATGAAGATGACCGCACAGTGACAACAAGAACCTTATAATCTTAGCAGATGAAATTATAAATTCTCTCATCTAAAGTCTTGTGATTCATGGTTGTCTAACTTTAATGCTTCATGTTACTACACAAACAATTCACATCCTTCGCCATCACCTCCAATTATCTCATCTACTAAACTTGATTCACCAGCTAACTACCCAGGATTAAGAAAAATAACATATGCATCTGTACATAAAGGTGTACTTATGAGCAAACAGGAAGTGTCACTGTAAAAGCCTCAATACTAAATCATCTAATCATACAAGTGTCAATTCAGCACTCTCATGTTCATTTAAAGCAGTGGGTACTGGTCGTGTAACTCAAATTTCTGAGATAGGAGACAACCATAATTTCAGTCCTCCACATGCATAATTAAGACCACCTATCAAGTACATGAGCAAAACAATGTCCCTATATTGCATTAAATAACAGAGAGAATACTATGAACAGAAAGTCCGTAAGAGGAGGCTTCTTACGTACAAATTCACATGCTACATGATAATGATAACTGCAGAAAAAATATAACAGAACACGAGTTTAAGAAGAAACCTACGCAATCATCTCCTGGGGAAGTGGGCGTAATCTCCAATCTGCATTTTGGTATCTGCAGAAAGTAGCTGGTTAAACCAGTAATCCGCTTCTAACTATACTCTTTCCTTCTATTCTTCCATTTCTTTATAACTTTTCCTAGGAGTCCCACTATGTATAGTGGTCAGTTCTTCCtatctatatatatagaaattttcagctgcccaatgatgcccaactcgtcctcgaccactaaaacccggtaccgtattttagttatgcgaaaaataattaaaaaaaaaaccactgGACGAGGTGGGGAAATATTGTTAAGCAGCTGAAAAGTCctctatatataataataataataataataataataataataatcattattattatttcaacaTGGGGTGGGGGTTTAGCCGTTTCGGTCACTCCCACAATGGAGAAAGGATTACACCACTCCAACTACAAGGACTGTAGCTTGTAGTTGGTGCTTTTACATAAGAGGTGGCGACATCGCGTCAGTTAAATTATATGGATCACCATATTACTGGATATTTTATTGCAGGGAAAGATCATACTCTTTGTTTGCTGCAACTCCACAAAAATGATTCAGCAGGTACTCAAGGCTGTTACGTTCCATTTTCAATACTCTCGAGGCCTGTCAACAAAGAACAAACATACTCAATCCCAAAACTAGTTAAAGAAATATGGTAACTTCATCCATTGTGTTTAAATGCATGATTAACAAAGCATCTATTTTAAATGATATATTTttccaattttatacattttTGCAATGATACCAAGACCAAGTGCAGAGAAAATGGAGAAAATTCATGTACAGAAACACGCCCAAAATGCCAATGTGAGTACATATAGAAAACTTCAAATTGTTCAATCCAGCAAAATGAATTGTCATGGGCCACGGTGTTAAGAAATAGGACATGTAGAAGCTACGACATAATTTGGGATTCAGGCGTGTTTAAATGATTAGCAAAGCAAAAAATTCATTTATGCAACATTATCTAAAGAAATGCATTTAATTCGAAGACCTGTCCTGTGTCAAACATATTGCAGACATATATGCTGAAGTCCCGTTGAAGCCATAGAATGTCACGATCTGCTCCATGCATTACCTAATCAACCCAAGAATTACACCGATTTAGAGAAGCCGACGTGAAAACAATTATCCACAACAATCAGAAAAGTCACCTTTCTCTTAGTTGGGTCTTTGAATAGAGGTCTGAGATATGGTCCAATGTGAACCCGGAGTTTCAGTGTGTCGATCACAAAATCCTCAGTTCTTGTGGAAATTTGCATCAAACACGTCAAGCCTTGAAAAGACCTGTAATGGTTATGCTCCAAATCAACCTACAAGATAGTAGCAcagtaaaaaaacaaaaacacaaaaaactCAGAAATAATCTTATGAAACTCAAGTATCAAACTCTCCAAGTGAAAATAGAAGAGTATACACTTTTTTTTGGGTTCCACTGGATATCTCATAATTTGTATCAACCAACGTAATAATGCCTACACAAGCCTTTTAGAAATTTATAGCAACTATCACCAGATTAAGAAAATACATACCATGGTATGTTTTTACACGACTGAAAGgggaaaaaagtaaaaaaactgACGATGACCTAAGCTGCTTTAatattagaaaattatttttcataaactAAGTTTAAATATTCTGATAGAACCAAGTTAATATCCAAAACATGgactatttattttttgaggTTTTTGAAGAACCTGTCTCACTCACAAGGCAAATAAAAGAGCTTGAGCTCAAACCACAAACCACAAACCCCTTGCTATGAGTTACACCATGCTTATTACAGGAGAAGTGAAAAACATATTAACAAATAacaatgcatatatatatgcaGGCAGAGAATATGGAGAGCTCTAGAAAATGTCAATAGCTAGATGTCGATAGATGTAGTTCAAGTGATGTGTTCAGTTCTGAAATGAGTAGTGACACATTAGGCAGGTGTCTGAAGGAAACTGAAGTCCCTCTTACAATAAAAATCACATGATCATAGGAAAATCCATCAACAAAGATTTCTTCTAACTAGCTCTCATCTGAAGCTCTTGAAAATTCTACTTAATATAAGATAAGTTGATATACACTAATTTGGGACCTACCACCATGAATAAAAAAGTGATAGATAAACATTACGAAACTAAAATACTTCATACATCATGACTTTAAGAACATGAAGCATGGACATCTGAGCAAGTGCTGTCTCATGCATTTGAGAACATAGCAGACGGTCCAATAAGAACAAAAATTGTCCAGTTCAAACCTTTCAAGCCTAGATGTTTCTCCTTTTGGAGCATGTCTGTAACTCAAAGGtgagacatattcatgataGTGCTTGAAACATATTAAAACATTTGGGGAAGCTCTGGCATTTAATGAGTTTAGCAGGAGAAGTGATTCCATACATCGGTGAAAACAACTTTAACACAAAAATCGGAAAGCAGCTCTCAATAGGTAAGTGGTAACCATGAAGAAAGGCAACATAGAATATCAACAACAACAAAGCCTCTATACCCTGTACTATCATATGAACCAATAATTGACGTAGATACAGTCAAATCAATATATCAATGAAcagatacatatatatatatatatgtatatagtgtgtgtgtgtgtctcaTCAATAAACAGGACATAATTTACCGCAAACTCCTCCACGTTAGACAATTTTAAAGCCAGCCGTCTCAACTCATTCACATCTTCAACAAGTTTGAATGGGGTAAGTTCTATTGGAGGAGGTTTAATAGGCTCCACAGTGCTGTCATTTTTATCAACGAAGTCAAGGACAGAGAGCTTTTCCTGTTAATGTATGAGAAAATAAGTTAGCAGTTAGCaccattaaatattttcatattttagctTATTAGATGTACAATTAATAACATAATGAGCCATGAGAAACATCTAATCAAACAATCACCGAGAAGCTAAAGTCAATATGTGCATTTGGTGATCATTTCGTACCCAAGTGTGAGCAGAGAGATAGAGATATGTTGTGGACATAATGATTTCAGAGGCTCATTTTCTCTGCCGAAACTTTTTTAAGAACATACAATATATTCAGAAAAGCATTCCTGGTCCCTTCAAACATTGTCATAAGCTAAACACATTCAATCTTAGACAAACTCTTTAactttaattaaacaaaatgaGGGTTGTCACTTTGGCAAGGCAGAATAATATGATGGGGAACTGTTTGAAATGAAACTGCAAAGAAAAAAGGCAAAAGCAAACAAGAACTTACAATAGTCAACAGATAAAGAATCTGGATAATCCAATCCAATATTTCTTGTAAGCACATAAACACAACAATCATCACCAAGACACCTAACTCTACGGCAATGCAAGAACATAAGCATAACCCAGACAAGTAAGAACACCGCAAGaaacaaacaaaacaacagaCAAATACGAACAGAAGAAAGAAGAACAAATGAAAACCAGTATCTAACCAAGTAGTGTACGAAGGTAGACCCATCTTCACTCCTATCCAACCAGACGTGCTCGAACGGCTGATTCAGATTATTTACAATGATTTTGTACTCGTCTTGCGGCCTGGGTATCGTGGGTATGTGAAATGGAATCTTAGGCTTCACCTTTTCTGCTACCTTCACTTCTTGACGCTTCACTCTGAATTCTTCCACATTGGCATCCAAACTCGAAAACATTTTCTTATTCTTCTTCCCATAAACCATCTGAAACCCACTTTCGGAATCATCATCAACAGCATTAACTTTCATCTTCCAGACACCACTCTCCTCTTCCTTCTTCCGCATCATCTTGAACTCATCCACTGACACATCAAACATTTCAAAAACATCATCATTCACATTTTCAAGCCAGTCGTTCGCCACATCGTCGTCCAATTCCGTCTTTTCATCAGGCGGGAACATAACCGCCTTTCCTAACAAATCTTCCGATGCCCCAATTTTCATCAAAAGATTTTTCGATTTCTCGCTGATTTCTCTAACAGGGTTCTTGAATTCCggaaaattattataaaaataaaaaatccttcTGCGAGGGTAAGATTCTCGATGAGCCGGAAAGCTTTCCGATTGACGTCCGCAAGGAACCCCTCGTTGCCAGATTCCGCAGAGTCTCGGTTCTTCCTGGAGTTGGTTCGTCAGTTTGATCAATATCcatgatttgtttcttttatcccCTCGAAACAACACACACTGAAATGGGAAGTTACAGAGAGGGACTAGGGTTTATGGGGTTTTTATCGTAACGCCCATTTTCAGTTCAGAGGTTTCAGGTACATAACAGAATGCAGACTGTACAACGCATgcatttcttgttttttttttttaatcatttctTCAACGGCGTGACAAGTGTACGGTCCCGATGGTGTCTCTGAATATTTGtagaaaaaatcataaaaaaatccaCGCAATTATAtaattagttttaagttatgcttttaattaactaattaaGCATGTTATTATGATTAAACATACGaaacaaaatcaagatcacaACAAagcttataattaattatttttcaaaaggGAACAAATATTTCAGGCCCCAAAGCTAATTAAGATTTATATGAAAAATCAAAAAGGCAAATTGTTAATTTTGATTCGTATATATATTGATATGTGATATTTTTGGTCTAGCATATTTTGGTGAATCAATTATAGTCTTGTAACTTATATCCtaaacaataaatttaaattagttCTTCTTTTTAAACTCGTGTAATTAATTGACtaatttcattattattttttgataatTGTATTGTCAAGCATGCGTGTATGTTACAaaaggttttttttaaaaaccatgAAGTTTAGCATAATATTAGTTATTTAATTACATAATTTAGACGAAGACTAAATCTGATTAATTGAAAAGGTAATTACAAGActataattaattcaataaaagacaccgaaattaaaaaaaaaattattaaacacCAATATATATGACTAAAGTTGATATTTTCCAACATCAAATGTTAAGAACAAGATTGAAGCCAAATCAAGATTAAAGTCATGAATTTTAATTATCAGAATATATTAATTGATTtataatacataaaatcattttaattgtttctttattatataaaaaggaacaaaaaaaattaatgtaaaatcaataagagaccATGATTCATTATCTGTTCAATGCTGATCTCAGATAAATAAAAAGAGATGTTCTTTAGAGAAGATCTCAcgaatatttatttgtttaatctGTTTATACCGGTTAACTTTCCATATATATAAAGttatacataaaattttttagcataaaaaaaatacttcttAATAGatctaaacaattaaaagatatatctcacaaaattaacacGTGAAACGATTTCATAagaatttttgtgaaataaaaatatataactacAGAGTACATACTACGTAAGATTAATGTATGATATTAATTTACATGTACTTTTTCATGTCTCAATTTTCTCCATGGGTGAAATTGAGATCAATTCTCCATAATTTTGTTATTGAAATTTCTTTATAAGTCTCCACATGCGAGCATTGAAACTGGGAAATAGGGGGAATATTGTACTGTACATGGGGCCGTACATAATTTTGGTATATTTGATTGACATGGTCCATGTTTAAAATGGCATTAGGCTTAGATAAAAGCTGATAAAGTTCCATCCtttattctttattgtttttgttTCGAACACGAGAATTTTATTATATGTTTAAAATAGGCTGAAATATATTGAGGGCTGGGTGTGCCATAAAGTTTAGATAATTTACATTTATGATATATGAGTTATTTATatatgttgaaaatatatttctcTCGTTCTATGAATAAAAGACATGATGTGTTTTCAACTGCCATAATAAAATCATGCTATTTCATTAGAGTTTAGAGAAAATAATCGAAGAAAGAGCTTTAGTATtagatatataataataattgacaTTATGCCCAAAAACACCAATTTTCATCCATCGAATTCATACCCTACAATCCCACAATGTACAACTAGCTAGTCAACTTCTCGATAATTCAATCATGAATTTCTATAATGGAGTAGGAAAAAACCCTACAAGAAATGAGGGGGAGGAATTGAGTGAgcaatacaaaaataaaaaataaaaaaaaatgaagattaTGATGTCAAATTCTATAACATAATTGATATCAAGCATCTTATATTAGccatcacataattcacatttAAATATGTGTTGTTTTAACAATATTTTCTCTGAACAAGGAGTAGAAAACAATGAGGGAACCGATAAAAGGGATAATagtaaatttcattttcaaaaaaTGTAATTAAATCATCATCTGTTATTTATGTCTCGCTTCTAATTATCTCAAATCCCTATAACTATTTTATGTGCTTTTTATATTTGTTGGATCAAGTCATCAAACACTCTCTAATCACCGAAAATTGTAaaagttattttagtttttgtgAATAAAATGTAAATAATGATTTAGAATTCCACAGAAGGAAAAAAGTGCAAAAGTGCCAAAGGCAAAATGACCAAGCAAATCAAGGCCACAATATGCCAAGGCAACCATATTTAAAGCCACCAAACCAAAAGCCATAAGCCCCAAATGCTTGTGAACACACTGAAAGCGAAAAGCTCCCTGTCCAAGACAAACGACCAGTTTATGTTTCCCAGTTTTTTCTTGGAAAAATATATTCAGTTTATATTAAAGAAAATTTACAAGAAGAATACAAATCTTGAAATCTAACAAATTTCTCTTCATGTCCAAATCCCACCATGTAAAATAAGAAGATGTTGTGCATGGAGCTGATAATGAATGAATGCGTCCCCTACCCTTGAGAGAAGAATTAAAGGGTCAATGaatctttcttttctttacTTTCTTTTATGAATTTTGCTTTTCCTTTTGTTGTTCAGTGCAAACCCAAACATTGAGACTCCATTGAAGCTTcaaaagtattaattaaatatcatTATGAGCAAATGTCGGGGTATAAAATTTGGGAGAAAGACAAACATACCAAAGACATATAatgcagattttttttttttttgcttaatGGTGGTTGAAATGTAGTTTACTTCAGATATTTGTCACTTCAATTGTCTTGATCTCTTGCTTGGTTAGAAGCCTCCAAACTTATAATATGAGAGAACTTGGAAGattttttgctttgaaaatgaaagaaaaatggGGCATTGGGATATTTGTTCAAGTCTTGTGAAAGCACCCCCCCCCACAAACTTATTGTTGAAGTTTATGGTTGCTTCCCATTGAAGGGGGTGTCAGTAGGTTTGGATTATGGTGAGATATCACCTGATTTTTTGAAGCTATCTTGTTGGTGGGGTTATTTTTGTTGGTTGCTTCATTTGTGGGTAGTAAATTAGTAATCCACTGATTGTCCACCCCTGTGGGAACAAAGGAATttctaaattttgaatttatttttaatttttccaaGACGTGTACATTTATCCAGAAATCTGATCCAAGACAAATTGGTTTCTGTGGCCAAGAAAGGTTATCAGTCCTGAATCCATCCCCCACAATGAAGGAAATCATGAGAAACTTGTAAATATTTTTGGTGTCATAGCATTATCCTGTACAGCATTTGCCCCTAATTTCTCATGTTTAAGAATTCATATTGCTTGTTCGCCTTCATGACAAAAGCAGAGCAATTCAGGACTGAGAATCTTCAAAACTTTTAGAGTGGAAACGCAGTCGAATTCGACTGTTGATGGCGGCGTAAAT
It encodes:
- the LOC140886784 gene encoding LOW QUALITY PROTEIN: protein RRP6-like 2 (The sequence of the model RefSeq protein was modified relative to this genomic sequence to represent the inferred CDS: deleted 1 base in 1 codon), whose amino-acid sequence is MDIDQTDEPTPGRTETLRNLATRGSLRTSIGKLSGSSRILPSQKDFYFYNNFPEFKNPVREISEKSKNLLMKIGASEDLLGKAVMFPPDEKTELDDDVANDWLENVNDDVFEMFDVSVDEFKMMRKKEEESGVWKMKVNAVDDDSESGFQMVYGKKNKKMFSSLDANVEEFRVKRQEVKVAEKVKPKIPFHIPTIPRPQDEYKIIVNNLNQPFEHVWLDRSEDGSTFVHYLEKLSVLDFVDKNDSTVEPIKPPPIELTPFKLVEDVNELRRLALKLSNVEEFAVDLEHNHYRSFQGLTCLMQISTRTEDFVIDTLKLRVHIGPYLRPLFKDPTKRKVMHGADRDILWLQRDFSIYVCNMFDTGQASRVLKMERNSLEYLLNHFCGVAANKEYQNADWRLRPLPQEMIAYAREDTHYLLYIYDVLRQKLLMSTAESENSDPPLTEVYKRSYDICSQLYEKELLTDDSYLHIYGLQDAELNTRQLAVVSGLYEWRDVVARAEDESTGYVLPNRNLLELAKQMPVTASKLRHVLRSKHPYIERNIGSVVSIIKHAIRNASAFEEAVEQLKARRLEMVNEENSLAADDSEIVASNSS